In a genomic window of Alkalihalobacillus sp. TS-13:
- a CDS encoding Type 1 glutamine amidotransferase-like domain-containing protein gives MKLLLTSAGVNNSTIHNELVDMLGKPIADSNALCIPTAMYGHPWVGPGVKAWQFISGNSENPMVDLGWKSVGVLELTALPSIDEDRWVPLVRETDVLLVAGGDALYLYHWMRQSGLADLLPSLDAVYVGMSAGSMVMAPNIGEEFVGWRPPTGGDKTLGLVDFALFPHLDHEMLPDNTLANAEKWAAGVSVPGYAIDDQTAIKVTDGAVEVVSEGQWKLFTP, from the coding sequence ATGAAACTTCTGCTAACTTCCGCGGGCGTCAATAACTCGACTATCCACAACGAGCTGGTTGACATGCTAGGCAAACCGATCGCCGACTCCAACGCTCTGTGCATCCCTACCGCGATGTACGGACACCCCTGGGTCGGTCCCGGCGTCAAAGCCTGGCAGTTCATCAGCGGGAATTCCGAGAATCCCATGGTCGACCTGGGCTGGAAGTCTGTCGGCGTTCTTGAGCTCACAGCGCTGCCAAGCATCGACGAAGACCGTTGGGTGCCTCTTGTCCGGGAGACGGACGTCCTGCTGGTGGCGGGAGGCGACGCCCTATACCTGTACCACTGGATGCGGCAATCCGGGCTAGCAGACCTCTTGCCATCACTGGATGCAGTCTATGTGGGAATGAGCGCTGGGAGCATGGTGATGGCCCCGAATATCGGTGAAGAATTCGTAGGCTGGCGTCCGCCCACAGGGGGAGATAAAACACTTGGTCTGGTGGATTTTGCGTTGTTTCCTCACCTAGATCACGAGATGTTACCGGACAATACCTTGGCCAATGCAGAAAAGTGGGCAGCCGGTGTCTCAGTGCCAGGGTACGCGATTGACGATCAGACGGCCATCAAAGTGACCGATGGGGCCGTTGAAGTTGTTTCCGAGGGGCAATGGAAGCTGTTCACCCCTTAA
- a CDS encoding DinB family protein, whose amino-acid sequence MSKLVLDQFNRIRKWMVKAVEDLSEEVVDIQPDGFNNTIRWHIGHIITETEYFMFELPCNPVQIPLRYNEFFGPGTKPSKWDGEVPLLSELVATLKDQLTRVNEMSPEDFNKPLAVNTHGYTIAAEAAAFSVIHEAIHVGHIESMKRMLVVSAN is encoded by the coding sequence ATGTCAAAATTAGTTTTAGATCAATTCAATAGAATTAGAAAATGGATGGTAAAGGCAGTAGAGGATCTCTCAGAAGAAGTTGTGGATATTCAACCAGATGGATTCAACAATACAATCAGATGGCACATCGGTCATATTATCACGGAAACAGAATATTTTATGTTCGAACTCCCTTGCAATCCTGTGCAAATCCCATTACGGTACAATGAATTTTTCGGCCCTGGTACCAAACCTTCGAAATGGGATGGAGAGGTACCGCTTTTATCAGAACTTGTAGCAACTCTTAAAGACCAGTTAACCCGTGTCAATGAAATGTCACCAGAAGATTTCAACAAACCCCTAGCTGTAAATACACATGGATACACGATTGCTGCAGAAGCTGCTGCTTTTTCAGTCATTCATGAAGCCATCCATGTCGGCCATATTGAATCGATGAAACGAATGCTAGTTGTATCTGCAAATTAA
- a CDS encoding cytosine permease produces MAEKLNPQVSQNSKEEKKEDYALEKVPKHYRMGWWSVTNVALGVATAMVFMQMGSLMAVSYGAMNALIAEIYATVIAGVLGIGIAYLAAKHGMNVNLLARGGGFGYIGASITSFIYAINFIMYCAIEGSIMAFAVYEYVQVIPIWILMVFFGLAVIPFNWFGMKQLDKLQKWSLPIFIILLGAGMIVAANMAPTYAGDVWSYLPEGAQVGGTALLTCIGIINGLVGIMALLISDYARFVKPEQFKLGVFAVGFIPQLVCFFIMGLIGIWFGVRFMEDNPGVYFVHIIGIFGALFTILTQIRINITNLYSGSLSLSNFFENVFKFTPGRTFWVVFTAVAAVIAMLAGALDYLGPMLTFQGVFLFAWAATIIADAFVVKRALRIGPMYFEYEQEKLYKWNPVGVVSLIVASTIGTMAAFGIMGTFLQNTAAFFAAILSFVLTIVLAVASKGKYYVKTDIDNVPKDEDIA; encoded by the coding sequence ATGGCAGAAAAATTAAATCCACAGGTAAGCCAAAATTCTAAGGAAGAGAAGAAAGAGGATTATGCACTTGAGAAAGTTCCAAAACATTATCGAATGGGATGGTGGAGCGTCACAAACGTGGCACTCGGTGTCGCGACAGCAATGGTCTTCATGCAGATGGGGAGTTTGATGGCGGTATCCTATGGCGCTATGAATGCATTGATTGCTGAAATCTATGCGACTGTCATCGCAGGTGTTCTGGGTATTGGGATCGCTTATCTCGCCGCCAAGCACGGGATGAATGTAAACCTGCTTGCCAGAGGTGGTGGATTCGGCTATATTGGCGCATCGATTACATCGTTCATTTATGCAATCAACTTCATCATGTATTGTGCAATCGAAGGCTCGATCATGGCCTTTGCCGTCTATGAATATGTACAAGTCATACCGATCTGGATCTTGATGGTTTTCTTTGGACTGGCGGTCATCCCGTTCAACTGGTTCGGCATGAAACAATTGGACAAGCTGCAAAAATGGTCGCTGCCGATCTTCATCATCTTATTAGGTGCAGGAATGATTGTTGCCGCCAATATGGCGCCGACGTATGCCGGTGATGTATGGTCCTACTTGCCTGAAGGCGCACAAGTCGGCGGTACCGCTTTACTAACGTGTATCGGAATCATCAATGGTCTCGTAGGAATCATGGCATTATTGATCTCGGATTACGCGCGATTTGTCAAACCTGAACAGTTCAAACTTGGTGTGTTCGCTGTCGGATTCATCCCACAGCTGGTCTGTTTCTTTATCATGGGTTTGATCGGCATCTGGTTCGGTGTCCGTTTCATGGAAGACAACCCAGGTGTATACTTCGTGCATATCATCGGTATCTTCGGGGCATTGTTCACGATCTTGACTCAGATCAGAATCAATATTACCAATCTATACAGCGGGTCGTTATCTCTATCGAACTTTTTTGAAAATGTATTTAAGTTTACACCTGGACGTACATTCTGGGTCGTATTCACGGCGGTCGCTGCCGTCATCGCAATGCTCGCAGGAGCACTCGACTATCTCGGACCAATGCTTACCTTCCAGGGTGTCTTCTTATTCGCCTGGGCTGCGACAATCATTGCGGATGCCTTCGTCGTGAAACGTGCTTTGAGAATCGGTCCAATGTACTTTGAATATGAACAGGAAAAACTGTATAAGTGGAATCCGGTCGGTGTCGTTTCATTAATCGTCGCGAGCACTATAGGAACGATGGCTGCATTCGGGATTATGGGAACCTTCCTTCAAAACACCGCAGCCTTCTTTGCGGCAATCCTATCATTCGTATTGACGATCGTCCTTGCCGTCGCCTCAAAAGGAAAGTATTATGTGAAAACAGATATAGACAACGTTCCGAAAGATGAAGACATTGCATAA
- a CDS encoding biotin-dependent carboxyltransferase family protein → MIEPGFIATIQDGGRNGYYHLGVPPCGAADKLSFQIGNLLLGNPPFSAGLEITLAGPTVVFEKSTVITVTGAPANVTLNGKQMAMWEVFKVKKGDALSISYSTEAIGVFTYMCVSGGITVPEILGSRSTYTLGDFGGFLSRKLENGDAVPISEPLPGAFNRVGKSVENPYIPSFSNKVDVHAVMGVSGNEISDEGITKFLNNEWEVKLESNRVAYRFDGETIPYKDYEPPFGSGNSAGGVVDFAYPIGAILVPNTEEVILLLNDATVGGGFVMAGTVISPDLSYLAQARPGSSVRFHAVTVQQATQLRLEQKKQLNDLVEQLQ, encoded by the coding sequence GTGATCGAGCCTGGATTCATAGCGACAATTCAAGATGGCGGCAGGAACGGCTATTATCATCTCGGTGTGCCTCCTTGTGGAGCGGCGGACAAGTTGTCGTTTCAGATCGGCAATCTCTTATTGGGTAATCCGCCTTTCAGTGCCGGTCTGGAAATCACCTTGGCTGGGCCTACTGTGGTTTTCGAGAAAAGCACGGTCATTACGGTTACCGGGGCTCCTGCAAATGTGACACTGAATGGAAAACAGATGGCGATGTGGGAAGTCTTCAAGGTCAAAAAAGGCGATGCGTTATCGATTTCCTATTCAACAGAAGCGATAGGTGTTTTCACGTATATGTGTGTGTCCGGAGGCATCACAGTTCCTGAAATTTTAGGAAGCCGCTCGACCTATACCTTAGGCGATTTCGGAGGATTTTTAAGCAGGAAGTTGGAAAATGGGGATGCCGTTCCGATTAGTGAACCATTGCCAGGTGCCTTCAATCGAGTCGGGAAAAGCGTGGAGAATCCTTACATCCCCTCTTTTTCAAACAAAGTCGATGTCCATGCTGTAATGGGTGTTTCGGGTAATGAAATCAGCGATGAAGGCATTACGAAGTTTTTAAACAACGAATGGGAGGTGAAGCTTGAATCCAACCGGGTTGCCTATCGATTCGACGGGGAAACGATTCCGTACAAAGACTATGAACCCCCATTCGGGTCAGGGAACAGTGCAGGAGGTGTGGTTGACTTCGCTTATCCGATCGGAGCGATCCTCGTACCGAATACAGAAGAAGTCATCCTCTTGTTGAACGACGCAACAGTAGGAGGAGGGTTCGTCATGGCGGGTACCGTCATCAGTCCGGATTTAAGCTATCTGGCCCAAGCGAGGCCAGGATCGTCTGTCCGTTTCCATGCTGTTACCGTCCAACAGGCAACGCAGCTCCGTTTAGAGCAAAAGAAACAGTTGAATGACTTGGTCGAACAATTGCAATAA
- a CDS encoding allophanate hydrolase subunit 1, whose amino-acid sequence MLSLPETRFDFCGDEYIFAQITNDMSAESNFKAIAITNELRRRNIPGIIEIYPANASYLVRYDPEVLSPFSLLDYLKEIDITKSDESELNMKCKIVEIPIWYDDPVTKEYSIRFNERNKEITESNFDFVMKLNGFKDKDRFIDAHSKVPHLITMLGFTPGTAWTYPLGIPREEIIRAPKYTSPRTQTPKLAIGIGGAFSVIYPTQSPGSYQLIGMSAVPVYEHQQRLEAFKDSIFLASPGDLWKYRTIDESEYRSITKEVEDGTYRYKMKDVHFSAEEYIRKEEKYLSELMEDF is encoded by the coding sequence ATGCTTTCATTACCGGAGACACGGTTCGATTTTTGCGGAGACGAGTATATCTTCGCCCAGATTACAAATGACATGAGCGCAGAAAGCAACTTCAAAGCGATCGCGATCACCAATGAATTACGTCGGCGGAACATTCCGGGGATCATCGAAATCTATCCCGCAAATGCCTCTTATCTTGTCCGATATGATCCCGAGGTGTTGTCGCCATTCAGCTTATTAGACTATTTGAAGGAAATCGATATCACGAAAAGCGATGAATCAGAGTTGAACATGAAATGCAAGATCGTCGAGATCCCGATCTGGTATGATGATCCGGTCACCAAAGAGTACTCGATCCGTTTCAACGAACGGAATAAAGAGATTACCGAGTCGAACTTCGATTTCGTGATGAAGCTGAACGGATTCAAGGATAAAGACCGGTTCATCGATGCGCATTCCAAAGTCCCGCATCTGATCACGATGCTCGGATTCACGCCCGGCACAGCATGGACATACCCGCTCGGCATACCGCGAGAAGAAATCATCCGTGCACCCAAATACACGAGTCCAAGAACGCAAACACCAAAGCTTGCGATCGGAATCGGCGGTGCGTTTTCGGTGATCTATCCGACGCAATCTCCGGGAAGCTACCAGTTGATCGGGATGTCAGCGGTACCGGTTTATGAGCACCAACAGCGATTAGAGGCATTCAAGGATTCGATCTTCCTCGCGAGTCCAGGCGACCTGTGGAAGTACCGGACGATTGATGAAAGCGAATACCGTTCCATTACAAAAGAAGTAGAAGATGGCACATACCGCTATAAAATGAAAGATGTCCACTTTTCAGCTGAGGAATATATCCGGAAGGAAGAGAAGTACCTTTCCGAGTTAATGGAGGACTTTTAA